From the Streptomyces nigrescens genome, one window contains:
- a CDS encoding alpha/beta fold hydrolase, whose amino-acid sequence MTQIPAAANAAAALPPLSTTVAGDPAGPGILLAHGATGSIQGNYGDLIPALVASGHRVVAPDYPGSGKTPRATGPLELDALADALVAEALAAGLETFTLIGYSMGTAVSVRAATRHPERVRGLVLTAGLAAADARTTVWLDLYLHLLERADYTGFARARALSGFAPDHFNALSSAERAAALDPDPSLPPSGSAEQAALVRTLDTTADLPGISVPTLVIATTLDALVHPSHSRYLADHIPGAVYTEIATGHLPMVERPEEWEGLIQGFLGREGL is encoded by the coding sequence ATGACGCAGATTCCCGCCGCGGCCAACGCGGCCGCCGCCCTCCCGCCCCTGTCCACCACCGTCGCCGGTGATCCCGCCGGCCCCGGCATCCTGCTGGCACACGGGGCGACCGGCAGCATCCAGGGCAACTACGGCGACCTCATCCCTGCACTGGTCGCCTCGGGCCATCGCGTGGTGGCCCCCGACTACCCGGGCTCCGGCAAAACCCCGCGCGCCACCGGCCCGTTGGAGCTGGACGCACTGGCCGATGCCCTGGTCGCCGAGGCCCTCGCGGCCGGTCTGGAGACCTTCACCCTGATCGGCTACTCGATGGGCACGGCCGTCTCCGTACGGGCCGCCACCCGCCATCCCGAGCGGGTGCGCGGCCTCGTGCTGACGGCGGGCCTCGCCGCGGCGGATGCCCGCACAACCGTCTGGCTCGACCTGTACCTGCACCTCCTGGAGCGTGCCGACTACACAGGCTTCGCCCGGGCCCGAGCCCTCAGCGGCTTCGCACCCGACCACTTCAACGCCCTGTCCTCCGCGGAACGGGCCGCCGCACTGGACCCGGACCCGTCCCTCCCACCGAGCGGCTCCGCCGAACAGGCGGCACTCGTACGGACCTTGGACACTACTGCCGATCTTCCCGGCATCTCGGTGCCCACCCTGGTCATCGCCACCACTCTGGACGCACTGGTGCACCCGTCCCACTCGCGCTATCTGGCGGACCACATCCCCGGCGCCGTATACACCGAGATAGCCACCGGCCATCTGCCCATGGTCGAACGCCCGGAGGAGTGGGAGGGGCTGATCCAGGGCTTTCTCGGGCGGGAGGGGTTGTGA
- a CDS encoding alpha/beta hydrolase family protein has product MNRIRRGAAALLLAVTLPLPLAAAGTAVAAPAPPAAHTASPTAPAAPTRLELPRPTGPYAVGRDTLPLTDTHRKDPWVPSAGPRELMASMYYPAHPNTGGARAPYMAIEEARPLLEGIKHADALPPEQLAATRTHARTGARSIGGKHPLVVLSPGFTLNRATLSLLSEELASRGYVVALLDHAHESFGTTFPGGRTLTCVACDTVNKAPEKAQRKLMAKVADGRAADISFVIDTLTAAPGRHHAPAWRHSAMIDPKRIGTAGHSIGGNSAASAMAADRRIRAGVNMDGTFFAPVPRSGLDGRPFLMFGGLNGHAPGHEDTSWLRDWHRLDGWKRWLTVRDAGHFTFIDLPVLGAQLGVTDPNAPLSGKRSGEITRDYVTAFFDQQLRGIPRTLLDGPSAANPEVVFQKP; this is encoded by the coding sequence ATGAACCGAATTCGCCGTGGGGCTGCCGCGTTACTCCTCGCCGTCACGCTCCCCCTGCCCCTCGCCGCCGCCGGCACCGCCGTCGCGGCCCCCGCACCTCCCGCCGCCCACACCGCGTCGCCCACGGCCCCCGCCGCCCCCACCCGCCTCGAACTCCCCCGCCCCACCGGGCCGTACGCGGTCGGACGTGACACCCTCCCGCTCACCGACACCCACCGCAAGGACCCTTGGGTACCGTCCGCGGGCCCGCGCGAGCTGATGGCGTCGATGTACTACCCGGCCCACCCCAACACCGGCGGCGCCCGCGCTCCCTACATGGCCATCGAAGAGGCCCGGCCTCTTCTGGAGGGCATCAAGCACGCGGACGCGCTGCCGCCCGAGCAGCTGGCCGCCACCCGGACCCACGCCCGCACCGGGGCCCGCTCCATCGGCGGCAAGCACCCCCTGGTGGTGCTCTCTCCGGGCTTCACCCTCAACCGTGCGACGCTCTCCCTGCTCTCCGAGGAGCTGGCCTCCCGCGGCTATGTCGTCGCCCTGCTCGACCACGCCCACGAGTCCTTCGGCACCACCTTCCCCGGCGGCCGCACCCTCACCTGTGTCGCCTGTGACACGGTCAACAAGGCTCCCGAGAAGGCCCAGCGGAAGCTCATGGCCAAGGTCGCCGACGGCCGCGCCGCCGATATCTCCTTCGTCATCGACACCCTGACGGCCGCGCCCGGCCGCCACCACGCCCCGGCCTGGCGGCACTCGGCAATGATCGACCCGAAGCGGATCGGCACCGCCGGACACTCCATCGGCGGCAACAGCGCGGCAAGCGCCATGGCGGCCGACCGGCGGATCCGCGCCGGGGTGAACATGGACGGCACCTTCTTCGCCCCCGTCCCGCGCTCGGGGCTCGACGGGCGGCCCTTCCTGATGTTCGGCGGCCTCAACGGCCATGCGCCGGGCCACGAGGACACCAGCTGGCTGCGCGACTGGCACCGCCTGGACGGCTGGAAGCGCTGGCTCACGGTGCGCGACGCCGGCCACTTCACCTTTATCGACCTGCCGGTCCTGGGCGCGCAGCTCGGCGTCACCGACCCCAACGCCCCGCTCTCCGGCAAGCGCTCCGGCGAGATCACCCGTGACTACGTGACCGCCTTCTTCGACCAGCAGCTGCGCGGCATACCCCGGACCCTGCTGGACGGCCCATCCGCCGCCAACCCCGAGGTTGTCTTCCAGAAGCCCTGA
- a CDS encoding FBP domain-containing protein, whose product MDPVGEKAIRASFVNCSKGEASRIHLPVGLAELPWDDLDFLGWRDPGAPDRSYLVAPRGDGIIGVTLRVPQGVRRSFTKTTVCSVCVTGHPGSGVSLLAARRAGALGRQGNTVGTYLCADLACSLYVRGRKRSQLAGRHEETLPLEERIARTVRNLDAFLDKVLEGE is encoded by the coding sequence ATGGACCCCGTAGGTGAAAAAGCAATACGTGCCTCGTTCGTCAATTGCTCGAAGGGTGAGGCGAGCAGGATTCATTTGCCCGTGGGCCTGGCTGAACTCCCGTGGGATGACCTGGACTTCTTGGGGTGGCGGGATCCGGGGGCGCCGGACCGGAGTTATCTGGTGGCGCCGCGGGGTGACGGGATCATCGGGGTGACCTTGCGGGTGCCGCAGGGTGTGCGGCGGAGCTTCACCAAGACGACGGTGTGTTCGGTCTGTGTGACCGGGCATCCCGGGTCCGGAGTCAGCCTGCTCGCCGCGCGCCGGGCCGGGGCGCTGGGACGGCAGGGGAACACCGTCGGGACGTATCTGTGTGCCGACCTCGCATGCTCCCTCTACGTCCGGGGACGCAAGCGGTCCCAGCTCGCGGGGCGGCATGAGGAGACGCTGCCGCTGGAGGAGCGGATCGCTCGTACCGTGCGGAACCTGGACGCCTTCCTGGACAAGGTTCTTGAGGGCGAGTGA
- a CDS encoding S8 family peptidase: MRVTRTLRATIGAALTGALFLGTGGSAVADQNRDAQWPLTAFGAQDIWKKSTGKGVTVAVIEKAFRKTHQDLTGRFLPGKDFPNPRNDGAPYLNPGEDRRDHGTGMAGLIAGQGHGPGGSAGMKGLSPGVKLLPLTADKTVPAATRYAVDHGADVINMSFGVDPNTPDMCESIHYAVEKGVVVVAGVGNDGQSEKNLPSACPGAIGVGAVDEYGNVWSMSNHNSAVDVLAPGVDVPVLGGKSDSHYGTTDGTSVATAYVSATVALLREKYPNLTPGQIANRLVKTAGLSPSVKKKHLKLPDDHYGYGYIVPEAALNEDIPAGPAQGPLPMPKGKASKTPVTAGVKNGPNPNPPMSMGEKLTLFGGIGLGVLVVIGIIIAVVVAVRRRNNPGPQAWG, encoded by the coding sequence ATGAGGGTCACACGAACTCTGCGCGCGACCATCGGTGCTGCGCTGACCGGAGCGCTGTTTCTGGGCACGGGCGGCTCGGCAGTGGCGGACCAAAACAGGGACGCCCAGTGGCCGTTGACCGCCTTCGGTGCCCAGGACATCTGGAAGAAGAGCACCGGCAAGGGTGTCACTGTGGCCGTCATTGAGAAGGCGTTCCGCAAGACCCATCAGGACCTCACGGGCCGGTTTCTCCCCGGCAAGGACTTTCCCAACCCGAGGAATGACGGCGCCCCGTACCTGAACCCGGGCGAAGACCGCCGCGATCACGGTACCGGCATGGCCGGTCTCATTGCCGGGCAAGGGCATGGCCCCGGTGGCTCTGCAGGTATGAAGGGACTGTCGCCCGGGGTGAAGCTCTTGCCCTTGACGGCGGACAAGACGGTTCCCGCTGCAACTCGCTATGCGGTGGATCACGGAGCCGACGTCATCAATATGTCATTCGGGGTGGACCCGAATACGCCGGACATGTGCGAATCCATCCATTACGCGGTGGAAAAGGGCGTCGTGGTGGTGGCGGGTGTCGGCAATGATGGGCAGTCGGAGAAGAATCTGCCGTCCGCTTGCCCCGGTGCGATCGGAGTCGGCGCCGTCGATGAGTACGGGAACGTCTGGTCGATGAGTAACCACAACTCCGCTGTCGACGTTCTTGCGCCCGGCGTGGACGTCCCGGTCCTTGGCGGCAAGAGCGATTCTCACTACGGCACGACCGATGGTACTTCCGTTGCCACCGCCTACGTCTCCGCCACAGTCGCCCTGCTCCGCGAGAAATACCCCAACCTCACGCCGGGGCAAATTGCCAACCGCCTTGTGAAGACAGCCGGTCTGAGCCCTTCCGTGAAAAAGAAGCACCTCAAGCTTCCCGATGATCATTACGGGTATGGCTACATCGTTCCCGAGGCCGCCCTCAATGAGGACATCCCCGCAGGCCCCGCGCAGGGCCCCCTGCCCATGCCGAAGGGGAAGGCGTCCAAGACGCCCGTCACCGCCGGCGTGAAGAATGGACCGAACCCGAACCCGCCGATGAGCATGGGTGAAAAGCTCACGCTCTTCGGCGGTATCGGGCTCGGCGTGCTCGTCGTCATCGGCATCATCATCGCCGTCGTGGTCGCCGTCCGCCGCCGCAACAACCCTGGCCCCCAGGCCTGGGGCTGA